One window of the Eschrichtius robustus isolate mEscRob2 chromosome X, mEscRob2.pri, whole genome shotgun sequence genome contains the following:
- the MAGED1 gene encoding melanoma-associated antigen D1 — MSQKMDCGAGLLGFQAEASVEDSTLLMQTLMEAIQISEAPPTNQATAAASAPNASPQSSQSPTANEIADMQALTAATKPKTAFKAQNATTKGPNAAYDFSQALNAKETPNTPPTAAFKSQNAPPKGPNAAYDFSQAATTSELTANKSEMAFKAQNTTTTVGPNATYNFSQSLSASEMVNTHPKTAFKAWNDTTKAPVADTQTQNVNQAKIATSQADIEADPCPSICESDGAAAQTSADGSQAQNLESRTIIRGKRTRKINNLNVEESSSGDQRRAPLAPGTWRSAPVPVTTQSPPGAPPNVLWQTPLAWQNPSGWQNQPARQTPPARQSPPARQTPPAWQNPVAWQNPVIWPNPVIWQNPVIWPNPIVWPGPVVWPNPLAWQNPPGWQTPPGWQTPPGWQGPPDWQGPPDWPLPPDWPLPPDWPLPTDWPLPPDWIPTDWPVPPDWQNLRPSPNLRPSPNSRASQNLGASQPRDVALLQERANKLVKYLMLKDYTKVPIKRSEMLRDIIREYTDVYPEIIERACFVLEKKFGIQLKEIDKEEHLYILISTPESLAGILGTTKDTPKLGLLLVILGVIFMNGNRASEAVLWEALRKMGLRPGVRHPLLGDLRKLLTYEFVKQKYLDYRRVPNSNPPEYEFLWGLRSYHETSKMKVLRFIAEVQKRDPRDWTAQFMEAADEALDALDAAAAEAEARAEARTRMGIGDEAVSGPWSWDDIEFELLTWDEEGDFGDPWSRIPFTFWARYHQNARSRFPQTFAGPIIGPGGTASANFAANFGAIGFFWVE, encoded by the exons ATGTCTCAGAAAATGGACTGTGGTGCGGGCCTCCTCGGCTTCCAG GCTGAGGCCTCCGTGGAAGACAGCACCTTGCTTATGCAGACCCTGATGGAGGCCATCCAGATCTCAGAGGCTCCGCCTACCAACCAGGCCACAGCAGCTGCCAGCGCGCCGAATGCTAGTCCTCAGAGTTCACAGTCCCCAACAGCCAATGAGATAGCTGATATGCAGGCTTTAACAGCTGCCACTAAGCCTAAGACAGCTTTTAAGGCCCAGAATGCCACCACAAAAGGCCCAAATGCTGCCTATGATTTCTCTCAGGCTCTTAATGCCAAGGAGACTCCCAACACGCCGCCTACAGCAGCCTTTAAGTCCCAGAATGCCCCCCCAAAGGGCCCAAATGCTGCCTATGATTTTTCCCAGGCAGCAACCACCAGTGAGTTAACTGCCAACAAGTCGGAGATGGCCTTTAAGGCCCAGAATACCACTACTACGGTGGGCCCAAATGCCACCTACAATTTCTCTCAGTCTCTCAGTGCCAGTGAGATGGTCAACACTCATCCCAAGACAGCCTTCAAGGCTTGGAATGACACCACTAAGGCCCCAGTAGCTGATACCCAGACCCAGAATGTTAACCAAGCCAAGATAGCCACTTCCCAGGCTGACATAGAGGCTGACCCATGCCCAAGTATCTGTGAATCTGATGGTGCAGCTGCACAGACATCAGCAGATGGTTCCCAGGCTCAGAATCTGGAGTCCAGGACTATAATTCGGGGCAAGAGGACCCGCAAG ATTAATAACTTGAATGTGGAAGAGAGCAGCAGTGGGGATCAGAGGCGGGCCCCACTGGCTCCAGGGACCTGGAGGTCTGCACCAGTTCCAGTTACCACTCAGAGCCCACCTGGCGCACCCCCCAATGTGCTCTGGCAGACCCCATTGGCTTGGCAGAACCCATCAGGCTGGCAAAACCAGCCAGCCAGGCAGACCCCACCAGCACGTCAGAGCCCCCCAGCTAGGCAGACCCCCCCAGCCTGGCAAAACCCAGTTGCTTGGCAGAACCCAGTGATCTGGCCAAACCCAGTGATCTGGCAGAACCCTGTGATCTGGCCGAACCCCATTGTCTGGCCTGGTCCAGTTGTCTGGCCGAACCCATTGGCCTGGCAGAATCCACCTGGATGGCAGACTCCACCTGGATGGCAGACTCCACCAGGCTGGCAGGGTCCTCCAGATTGGCAAGGCCCTCCCGACTGGCCACTACCCCCCGATTGGCCACTGCCACCCGATTGGCCGCTTCCCACTGACTGGCCGCTCCCACCTGACTGGATCCCCACCGATTGGCCAGTTCCACCTGACTGGCAGAACCTGCGCCCCTCACCAAACCTGCGCCCCTCTCCCAACTCGCGTGCCTCACAGAACCTGGGTGCCTCACAGCCCCGAGATGTGGCCCTTCTTCAGGAAAGA GCGAATAAGTTGGTCAAGTACCTGATGCTTAAAGATTACACAAAGGTGCCCATCAAGCGCTCAG AAATGCTGAGGGATATCATCCGTGAATACACTGATGTGTATCCAGAAATCATTGAACGTGCATGCTTTGTCCTGGAGAAG AAATTTGGAATTCAGCTGAAGGAAATTGACAAGGAAGAACACCTGTATATTCTCATCAGTACCCCTGAGTCCCTGGCTGGCATACTGGGAAC GACCAAAGACACACCCAAGCTGGGTCTCCTCTTAGTGATTTTGGGTGTCATCTTCATGAATGGCAACCGTGCCAGTGAAG CTGTCCTCTGGGAGGCACTACGCAAGATGGGACTGCGTCCTGG GGTAAGACATCCCCTCCTTGGAGATCTGAGGAAACTTCTTACTTACGAGTTTGTAAAGCAAAA GTACCTAGACTACAGACGAGTGCCCAACAGCAACCCTCCTGAGTATGAGTTCCTCTGGGGCCTCCGTTCCTACCATGAGACTAGCAAGATGAAAGTGCTGCGATTCATTGCAGAG GTTCAGAAGAGAGACCCTCGTGACTGGACTGCACAGTTCATGGAGGCCGCAGATGAGGCCTTGGATGCTCTGGATGCTGCTGCAGCTGAGGCTGAGGCCCGGGCTGAGGCAAGAACCCGCATGGGGATTGGAGATGAGGCCGTATCTGGGCCCTGGAGCTGGGATGACATTGAGTTTGAGCTGCTGACCTGGGACGAGGAAGGAGATTTTGGAGATCCCTGGTCCAGAATCCCATTTACCTTCTGGGCCAGATACCACCAGAATGCTCGCTCCAGATTTCCTCAGACCTTCGCCGGCCCCATTATTGGCCCTGGTGGTACAGCCAGTGCCAACTTTGCTGCCAACTTTGGTGCCATCGGTTTCTTCTGGGTTGAGTGA